In the Micromonospora narathiwatensis genome, one interval contains:
- a CDS encoding pyridoxal phosphate-dependent decarboxylase family protein — protein MTFQGHPAEAAPSPTSGRPTAARAHLFHQGTVDSYRHLLAAAVDRVAHRVADVDRPFSGVTPARLAPEVDRVDLDRPLTDPAAALDELESVYLRDAVWFHHPRYLAHLNCPVVIPALLGEAVLSAVNSSLDTWDQSAGGTLIERRLINWTADRIGLGPTADGVFTSGGTQSNLQAMLLAREEALAAVARPREDLLPRLRILTSEAGHFSVQKSAKLLGLARTAVIPVEAGPDRRMRTAALAHEIARCRRDGLIVMAVVATAGTTDFGTIDPLPAIADLCRAAGVWLHVDAAYGCGLLVSPTRRHLLAGIEQADSVTVDYHKSFFQPVSSSALLVRDRAVLRHATYHADYLNPERMAEQHIPNQVDKSLQTTRRFDALKLWLTLRIMGPDTVGTLFDEVLDLAADAWRLLTADPRFEVVTRSQLSTVVFRYLPTEHHLADDANLYAREALAASGAALVAGTKVDGAHYLKFTLLNPETTVDDIAHVLDLVADHASRYVRTKTAAETAVPPAGVAAQPCHVG, from the coding sequence ATGACATTCCAGGGGCATCCCGCCGAGGCCGCACCGAGCCCGACGAGCGGCCGGCCGACGGCCGCTCGCGCACACCTGTTCCACCAGGGCACGGTCGACAGCTACCGGCACCTGCTGGCCGCCGCGGTCGACCGGGTCGCCCACCGGGTCGCCGACGTCGACCGTCCCTTCAGCGGGGTCACCCCGGCCCGACTCGCTCCCGAGGTCGACCGGGTCGACCTGGACCGGCCGCTGACCGACCCGGCCGCCGCCCTCGACGAACTGGAATCGGTCTACCTGCGCGACGCGGTCTGGTTCCACCACCCCCGCTACCTGGCACACCTCAACTGCCCGGTGGTGATCCCGGCGCTGCTCGGCGAGGCGGTGCTCAGCGCGGTGAACTCCTCCCTGGACACCTGGGACCAGAGCGCCGGAGGGACCCTGATCGAGCGCCGCCTGATCAACTGGACGGCCGACCGGATCGGCCTCGGCCCCACCGCCGACGGGGTGTTCACCAGTGGCGGCACCCAGTCCAACCTCCAGGCCATGCTGCTGGCCCGGGAGGAGGCCCTGGCGGCGGTGGCCCGACCGCGCGAGGACCTGCTGCCCCGGCTACGCATCCTCACCTCCGAGGCCGGGCACTTCAGCGTGCAGAAGTCGGCAAAGCTGCTCGGCCTGGCCCGGACCGCGGTCATCCCCGTCGAAGCCGGCCCCGACCGGCGGATGCGGACCGCCGCGCTGGCCCACGAGATCGCCCGCTGCCGGCGCGACGGCCTGATCGTGATGGCCGTGGTCGCCACCGCCGGCACCACCGACTTCGGCACCATCGACCCGCTGCCGGCCATCGCCGACCTGTGCCGGGCCGCCGGGGTCTGGCTGCACGTCGACGCCGCGTACGGCTGCGGGCTGCTGGTCTCGCCGACCCGCCGGCACCTGCTCGCCGGCATCGAGCAGGCCGACTCGGTGACCGTCGACTACCACAAGTCCTTCTTCCAGCCGGTCAGCTCCAGCGCACTGCTCGTCCGCGACCGCGCGGTGCTGCGACACGCCACCTACCACGCCGACTACCTCAACCCGGAGCGGATGGCCGAACAGCACATCCCCAACCAGGTGGACAAGAGCCTGCAGACCACCCGCCGCTTCGACGCCCTCAAACTCTGGCTGACCCTGCGGATCATGGGTCCGGACACGGTCGGGACGCTCTTCGACGAGGTGCTCGACCTCGCCGCCGACGCCTGGCGGCTGCTCACCGCCGACCCCCGCTTCGAGGTGGTGACCCGGTCGCAGCTCAGCACCGTCGTGTTCCGGTATCTGCCGACCGAGCACCACCTGGCCGACGACGCCAACCTGTACGCCCGGGAGGCGCTGGCCGCCTCCGGTGCCGCCCTGGTCGCCGGCACCAAGGTCGACGGGGCGCACTACCTGAAGTTCACCCTGCTCAACCCGGAGACCACCGTGGACGACATCGCCCACGTCCTCGACCTGGTCGCCGACCACGCGAGCCGGTACGTGCGGACGAAGACCGCCGCCGAGACAGCCGTGCCGCCGGCCGGCGTCGCCGCCCAGCCCTGCCACGTCGGCTGA
- a CDS encoding penicillin acylase family protein, producing MAHRVYRDPWGIPHLRAADPRTLAYAQGRVTALDRAWQIEVERHRSQGTGASFLGPEAVDWDRFARQARLDDTARRCHANLDPDTAAWLHAYVDGVNAGLAAGARRAPQFAEVGLTPGRWRPWTPLAVWLTHHVLFAGFPAKLWRTEVARHLGEDAVDCFATDGPDTSGSNGWLLTGTRTAGGAPIVAGDPHRYIEDPGVYQQVRLSCPAYDVVGLAVPGVPGIAHFGHSGTVAWAITNAMADYQDLYAERLRRRDGTVEALGPAGWRPTEAHVETIAVAGGDPVDIEVIETERGPVVVGGPDADLAVSLRYPPRVRGDLGFAALPALLAATRVADVDAAFDRWVEPVNVVLAADTTGGLLHRAAGAVPVRDRANRLLVVPGWEPGHEWRGWHAMPRADVTDLAVMANERGIATPLGVEFAPPHRADRIRALLTGRKDWSAEDLTSVHTDTRLASAEPLLARLADLDGLSPAAVALRDRLLGWDREMRADSVDAAAFATVRAALVRCLTAHPTLTPLADPSHYPPLFHPWLALASRAGFALETLLRADLLPAADLADAARAAVEEAAHATPVPWGELHRLAPWQALPDPAAPAPGLSGDHDCVLATSSVPGVTHHCFRASAARYVWDLGRRDDSRWIVPFGASGVPGDPHQRDQSPYWLRGDLIPVVTDWHRLTEERDDHDH from the coding sequence TTGGCGCATCGGGTCTACCGCGATCCGTGGGGGATCCCCCACCTGCGAGCCGCCGACCCCCGTACGCTCGCCTACGCCCAGGGCCGCGTCACCGCCCTCGACCGGGCATGGCAGATCGAGGTGGAACGGCACCGGTCACAGGGGACCGGCGCGTCCTTCCTCGGCCCGGAGGCCGTCGACTGGGACCGGTTCGCCCGACAGGCCCGACTGGACGACACCGCCCGCCGCTGTCACGCCAATCTCGACCCGGACACCGCCGCCTGGCTGCACGCGTACGTCGACGGGGTCAACGCCGGCCTCGCCGCGGGCGCCCGGCGGGCCCCGCAGTTCGCCGAGGTCGGGCTGACCCCCGGCCGGTGGCGGCCCTGGACCCCGCTGGCCGTCTGGCTCACCCACCACGTCCTCTTCGCCGGCTTCCCGGCCAAGCTCTGGCGCACCGAGGTCGCCCGGCATCTTGGCGAGGACGCGGTCGACTGCTTCGCCACCGACGGTCCGGACACCTCCGGCAGCAACGGCTGGCTGCTCACCGGGACACGCACCGCCGGCGGCGCGCCGATCGTCGCCGGTGACCCGCACCGCTACATCGAGGACCCGGGCGTCTACCAGCAGGTCCGGCTCTCCTGCCCGGCGTACGACGTGGTCGGCCTCGCCGTGCCCGGCGTGCCCGGCATCGCCCACTTCGGCCACAGCGGCACGGTGGCCTGGGCGATCACCAACGCCATGGCCGACTACCAGGACCTCTACGCCGAACGCCTGCGCCGCCGGGACGGGACGGTCGAGGCGCTCGGCCCGGCCGGCTGGCGCCCCACCGAGGCCCACGTCGAGACGATCGCGGTGGCCGGCGGTGACCCCGTCGACATCGAGGTGATCGAGACCGAACGCGGCCCCGTCGTCGTCGGCGGACCGGACGCCGACCTGGCGGTCAGCCTCCGGTACCCGCCCCGGGTCCGCGGCGACCTCGGCTTCGCCGCGCTGCCCGCCCTGCTCGCCGCCACCCGGGTCGCCGACGTGGACGCCGCCTTCGACCGTTGGGTGGAACCGGTCAACGTGGTGCTCGCCGCCGACACCACGGGCGGGCTGCTGCACCGGGCCGCCGGAGCCGTGCCGGTCCGCGACCGAGCCAACAGGCTGCTGGTCGTGCCGGGCTGGGAGCCCGGACACGAGTGGCGCGGCTGGCACGCCATGCCCCGCGCCGACGTGACCGACCTCGCCGTGATGGCGAACGAGCGGGGGATCGCCACGCCGCTCGGCGTCGAGTTCGCCCCACCGCACCGGGCGGACCGGATCCGAGCCCTGCTGACCGGCCGCAAGGACTGGTCCGCCGAGGACCTGACCAGCGTCCACACCGACACCCGGCTGGCGTCGGCCGAACCGCTCCTGGCCCGGCTCGCCGACCTGGACGGGCTCAGCCCGGCCGCCGTCGCGCTGCGCGACCGGCTGCTCGGCTGGGACCGCGAGATGCGCGCCGACAGCGTCGACGCCGCCGCCTTCGCCACCGTCCGCGCCGCCCTGGTACGTTGCCTGACCGCCCACCCGACACTGACCCCGCTGGCCGACCCGTCGCACTACCCGCCGCTCTTCCATCCCTGGCTGGCGCTGGCGTCCAGGGCCGGCTTCGCCCTGGAAACCCTGCTGCGGGCCGACCTCCTGCCCGCCGCCGACCTGGCCGACGCGGCCCGCGCCGCCGTCGAGGAGGCGGCGCACGCGACCCCGGTGCCCTGGGGCGAGCTGCACCGGCTCGCCCCCTGGCAGGCGCTGCCCGATCCGGCCGCGCCGGCCCCGGGCCTCTCCGGCGACCACGACTGCGTGCTGGCCACCTCCAGCGTGCCCGGCGTCACCCACCACTGCTTCCGGGCCTCCGCCGCCCGCTACGTCTGGGACCTCGGTCGGCGCGACGACAGTCGATGGATCGTCCCGTTCGGGGCCTCCGGGGTGCCCGGCGACCCGCACCAGCGTGACCAGTCCCCGTACTGGCTGCGCGGCGACCTCATCCCGGTCGTCACCGACTGGCACCGGCTCACCGAGGAGCGAGATGACCACGACCACTGA
- a CDS encoding GNAT family N-acetyltransferase, with translation MTTTTDPTWLRHVEGFGEVLIRPVDPASDADLIHDWVTRDRARFWGMRGASRERVREIYSYVDSLATHHAYLIHRDGRPVGLFQTYEPAADPVGECYEVQPGDFGIHLMIAPPDGGAEPGFTGAVLGAFLEFVLADPAHRRIVAEPDARNDKAIARLVRAGFVPGPRIDLPDKRARLLFLDR, from the coding sequence ATGACCACGACCACTGACCCGACCTGGCTGCGGCACGTCGAGGGCTTCGGGGAGGTGCTGATCCGGCCGGTCGACCCGGCGAGCGACGCCGACCTGATCCACGACTGGGTCACCCGGGACCGGGCCCGGTTCTGGGGGATGCGCGGCGCCAGCCGGGAACGGGTACGGGAGATCTACTCCTACGTGGACTCGCTGGCCACCCACCACGCGTACCTGATCCACCGCGACGGCCGCCCGGTGGGGCTGTTCCAGACGTACGAGCCGGCGGCCGACCCGGTGGGCGAGTGCTACGAGGTCCAGCCCGGCGACTTCGGCATCCACCTGATGATCGCCCCGCCGGACGGCGGCGCCGAACCGGGCTTCACCGGCGCCGTCCTCGGCGCCTTCCTGGAGTTCGTGCTGGCCGACCCGGCCCACCGACGGATCGTGGCCGAGCCGGACGCCCGCAACGACAAGGCCATCGCCCGGCTGGTCCGGGCCGGCTTCGTACCCGGTCCGCGGATCGACCTGCCCGACAAACGCGCCCGGCTGCTCTTCCTGGACCGCTGA
- a CDS encoding siderophore-interacting protein, translating to MPSTVSVAPWRVFTVEVRALRRLSPSFLRVTFAGPDLDRFADNGYDQRIKVALPLPNNRVADLPDGPDWYQRWRELPVGRRSPVRTYTVRAVRPQAQEVDVDLVLHGDGGPATRWARRARLGDRLALVGPDAEYPGRHGGVEFRPPRGGTLLLAGDETAAPAICAILERLPADAHGHALIEAPDPGDVLPVTTPAGVSVTWLARTGGEYGSRLVPAVTALAAELLPADRSVLVPAVAGAPRALTDVDVDQEILWEVPPSSDPAPLYAWLAGEAGVIRRLRRHLVAERGLDRGAVAFMGYWRLGRADS from the coding sequence ATGCCGAGCACCGTCTCCGTCGCGCCCTGGCGCGTCTTCACCGTCGAGGTCCGCGCGCTGCGTCGGCTCAGCCCGTCGTTCCTGCGCGTCACCTTCGCCGGCCCGGATCTGGACCGGTTCGCCGACAACGGTTACGACCAGCGGATCAAGGTGGCGCTGCCGCTGCCCAACAACCGGGTGGCGGACCTGCCGGACGGCCCCGACTGGTACCAGCGGTGGCGGGAGCTGCCCGTCGGGCGGCGCAGCCCGGTGCGCACGTACACCGTCCGCGCGGTCCGTCCCCAGGCGCAGGAGGTGGACGTCGACCTCGTCCTGCACGGCGACGGCGGCCCGGCGACCCGATGGGCGCGGCGGGCCCGGCTCGGTGACCGGCTCGCCCTGGTCGGGCCGGACGCCGAGTACCCGGGCAGGCACGGGGGTGTCGAGTTCCGGCCGCCGCGAGGTGGGACGCTGCTGCTCGCCGGGGACGAGACCGCCGCGCCCGCGATCTGCGCGATCCTGGAACGGCTGCCGGCCGACGCACACGGCCACGCGTTGATCGAGGCGCCCGATCCGGGGGATGTGCTGCCGGTGACCACGCCGGCGGGTGTCTCCGTGACCTGGCTGGCCCGCACCGGCGGCGAGTACGGCAGCCGTCTGGTGCCGGCCGTGACGGCGCTCGCCGCCGAACTGCTCCCGGCCGACCGGTCGGTCCTCGTGCCGGCGGTGGCCGGCGCGCCCCGGGCGCTGACCGACGTGGACGTGGACCAGGAGATCCTCTGGGAGGTGCCGCCGTCGTCCGACCCCGCACCGCTGTACGCGTGGCTGGCCGGCGAGGCGGGCGTCATCCGTCGGCTGCGCCGGCACCTGGTCGCCGAACGGGGCCTCGACCGGGGCGCGGTGGCGTTCATGGGCTACTGGCGGCTGGGCCGCGCCGACTCCTGA
- a CDS encoding iron ABC transporter permease yields the protein MSQLSAPARSEPATQPAPAGPLSRRRVTGVFVLAAALLVVITMVHLTQGTSSVGALDLLRLLTGADDETARVLIASRIPRLLTGLAVGVALGCAGAALQSLTRNPLASPDTLAVNAGAHLAIVASAAFGLALPALPAGGLAFGGGLAAAGLVLALSAGGQAATTRLILAGSATAMALSSLTMLLMLLFEQATIGLFAWGNGSLVQADLAAFTQLAPVIGLAVVLLVALGHRLDILALGDDTATVLGLDVRRTRLVVVLLAVLLSAAAVTLAGPIGFVGLCAPVIVRLLGRVVPGVHRHRILLPLSGIAGVVIVLGSDVLLRAVLGGQAGVDVPTGVVTTLFGAALLVWLARRHRDAGPTRRPPGGHAAVRSRAFHLTVVTVCAVVAVGATVLGMLAGDTWVLFGDIVNWVQGRTGPAYTFVLDQRWPRVAAAALAGAALAVAGTTVQAVCRNPLAEPGILGITGGAGIGAVSLLTFVPLAGVAAISGAAGVGAILAFALVYGLARHRGLSSDRLVLIGFAVWQGGTAIITFIIVTSDPWNTGKALTWLSGSTYGRTAPQVLPVAIALLLSIPAVIAARRELDLLALDDDTPRVLGVRLERARLLALGAAALLTSTAVSAVGVIGFVGLVAPHAARALVGGRHARVLPVAVLLGAVVVSLADTLGRTAIAPAQVPAGLVVAMIGTPYFVWLLWRSRGTAARPMRFCPPYGGSAGRSAPR from the coding sequence TTGAGCCAGCTCAGCGCACCAGCCCGGTCGGAGCCGGCCACCCAGCCGGCCCCGGCCGGGCCACTCTCCCGCCGCCGGGTCACCGGCGTGTTCGTCCTCGCCGCCGCGCTGCTCGTGGTGATCACCATGGTGCACCTCACCCAGGGCACCTCCTCGGTCGGGGCGCTCGACCTGTTGCGCCTGCTCACCGGCGCCGACGACGAAACCGCCCGCGTCCTGATCGCCTCCCGCATCCCGCGGCTGCTCACCGGGCTGGCCGTCGGCGTGGCGCTGGGCTGCGCCGGCGCCGCCCTCCAGTCGCTGACCCGCAACCCGCTCGCCTCCCCGGACACCCTCGCGGTCAACGCGGGGGCGCACCTGGCGATCGTCGCCTCGGCGGCGTTCGGCCTCGCGCTGCCGGCGTTGCCCGCCGGTGGGCTCGCCTTCGGCGGCGGGCTCGCCGCGGCCGGGCTGGTGCTGGCACTGTCGGCCGGCGGTCAGGCCGCGACGACCCGGCTGATCCTCGCCGGCTCGGCGACCGCGATGGCCCTCAGCTCGCTCACCATGCTGCTGATGCTCCTCTTCGAACAGGCCACCATCGGCCTCTTCGCCTGGGGCAACGGCTCGCTCGTGCAGGCCGACCTGGCCGCCTTCACCCAACTCGCCCCGGTCATCGGCCTCGCCGTGGTGCTGCTCGTCGCGCTCGGGCACCGGCTGGACATCCTCGCCCTGGGCGACGACACCGCCACCGTGCTCGGGCTGGACGTACGGCGTACCCGGCTCGTGGTCGTCCTGCTCGCCGTCCTGCTCTCCGCCGCCGCGGTGACCCTGGCCGGGCCGATCGGCTTCGTCGGGCTCTGCGCGCCGGTCATCGTACGGCTGCTCGGCCGGGTGGTGCCCGGGGTGCACCGGCACCGGATCCTCCTGCCGCTGTCGGGGATCGCCGGGGTGGTCATCGTGCTCGGCTCCGACGTGCTGCTGCGTGCCGTGCTCGGCGGCCAGGCCGGCGTGGACGTGCCGACCGGCGTGGTCACCACCCTCTTCGGCGCGGCGCTGCTGGTCTGGCTGGCCCGACGGCACCGCGACGCGGGTCCGACCCGCCGGCCCCCGGGCGGGCACGCCGCCGTCCGGTCCCGCGCGTTCCACCTCACCGTGGTCACGGTGTGCGCGGTGGTGGCCGTCGGGGCGACGGTGCTCGGCATGCTCGCCGGGGACACCTGGGTCCTGTTCGGCGACATCGTCAACTGGGTGCAGGGGCGCACCGGTCCGGCGTACACCTTCGTGCTGGACCAGCGGTGGCCGCGGGTCGCGGCGGCGGCGCTGGCCGGTGCGGCGCTCGCGGTGGCCGGCACCACGGTCCAGGCGGTGTGCCGCAACCCGCTCGCCGAACCGGGCATCCTGGGCATCACCGGCGGGGCCGGGATCGGTGCGGTGTCCCTGCTGACCTTCGTCCCGCTGGCCGGGGTGGCCGCCATCTCCGGGGCCGCCGGCGTCGGCGCGATCCTGGCGTTCGCGCTGGTCTACGGCCTGGCCCGGCATCGCGGCCTGAGCTCCGACCGGCTCGTGCTGATCGGCTTCGCCGTATGGCAGGGCGGCACCGCGATCATCACGTTCATCATCGTCACCTCGGACCCGTGGAACACCGGCAAGGCGCTGACCTGGCTCTCCGGCTCCACCTACGGGCGCACCGCGCCGCAGGTGCTGCCGGTGGCGATCGCCCTGCTGCTCAGCATCCCGGCGGTGATCGCGGCCCGCCGGGAACTCGACCTGCTGGCGTTGGACGACGACACGCCCCGGGTGCTCGGGGTCCGGCTGGAACGCGCCCGGCTGCTCGCCCTGGGCGCGGCGGCGCTGCTCACCTCCACGGCCGTCTCCGCGGTCGGCGTGATCGGCTTCGTCGGCCTGGTCGCCCCGCACGCGGCGCGGGCCCTGGTCGGCGGCCGGCACGCCCGGGTGCTACCGGTCGCGGTGCTGCTCGGGGCGGTGGTGGTCAGCCTCGCCGACACCCTCGGCCGCACCGCCATCGCGCCCGCCCAGGTGCCCGCCGGCCTGGTCGTGGCCATGATCGGCACCCCGTACTTCGTATGGCTGTTGTGGCGCTCGCGCGGCACGGCGGCCCGCCCGATGAGATTCTGTCCACCGTACGGCGGGTCCGCCGGACGGTCGGCGCCCCGCTAG
- a CDS encoding ABC transporter substrate-binding protein: protein MMRTRATVLVAAAALLLSACGTTETPSADPSASGAAPSGPVTVTDSRGETVSLKAPATKVVGLEWGEVEMLVGLGVMPVGVADPKGYATWVSAAKLDASVKDVGTRGEPSVDSIVALQPDLVVMEAERGSALVTQLEKYVPVLVTKGSDASDNLGRLRSDLNMIATATGKTAEAQKLLADLDAAIADGKKKIADAGAAGQQFAIADGWKEGSTVSIRMFGQGAFVSQLGIQLGLRNAWAGKTDEAWGLGQTDVEGMTVLKSQDLHFFYNASDGDDVFANGLAGNAIWKSLPFVQQHKLHRMPDGIWTFGGPLSAMQYIDQFVKVYAA, encoded by the coding sequence ATGATGCGTACGCGCGCGACCGTCCTGGTCGCCGCCGCCGCGCTGCTGCTCAGCGCCTGCGGCACCACCGAGACCCCCTCCGCCGACCCGTCCGCCTCCGGCGCCGCGCCGAGCGGCCCGGTCACGGTCACCGACAGCCGTGGCGAGACCGTCAGCCTGAAGGCCCCGGCCACCAAGGTCGTCGGGCTGGAGTGGGGCGAGGTCGAGATGCTCGTCGGCCTCGGCGTCATGCCGGTCGGCGTCGCCGACCCCAAGGGGTACGCCACCTGGGTCAGCGCCGCCAAGCTCGACGCGAGCGTCAAGGACGTCGGCACCCGGGGCGAGCCCAGCGTCGACTCGATCGTCGCGTTGCAGCCCGACCTGGTGGTGATGGAGGCCGAGCGGGGCTCCGCGCTGGTCACCCAACTCGAAAAGTACGTGCCGGTGCTGGTCACCAAGGGCAGCGACGCCTCGGACAATCTCGGCCGACTCCGCTCCGACCTCAACATGATCGCCACCGCGACCGGAAAGACCGCCGAGGCCCAGAAGCTCCTCGCCGACCTCGACGCCGCCATCGCCGACGGGAAGAAGAAGATCGCCGACGCCGGCGCGGCCGGCCAGCAGTTCGCCATCGCCGACGGCTGGAAGGAGGGAAGCACCGTCTCGATCCGGATGTTCGGCCAGGGCGCGTTCGTCTCCCAGCTGGGCATCCAGCTCGGCCTCAGGAACGCCTGGGCCGGCAAGACCGACGAGGCGTGGGGGCTGGGCCAGACCGACGTCGAGGGGATGACCGTCCTGAAGTCCCAGGACCTGCACTTCTTCTACAACGCCTCCGACGGCGACGACGTCTTCGCCAACGGGCTGGCCGGCAACGCGATCTGGAAGTCGCTGCCGTTCGTGCAGCAGCACAAGCTGCACCGGATGCCCGACGGCATCTGGACCTTCGGCGGCCCGCTCTCCGCCATGCAGTACATCGACCAGTTCGTGAAGGTCTACGCGGCTTGA
- a CDS encoding ABC transporter ATP-binding protein, protein MSGGGGRAEGLRGVDLRLGYHGATVVHDAAITLRPGAVTALVGPNGSGKSTLLRGLARLHPLERGEILLADGAPARTLSAREFARRVTLLAQSRPTPNGVTVRDVVGYGRHPYRGRWRADDPDGPAAIGRAMAVTGVAAMADRPVDELSGGELQRVWLATCLAQDTAVLLLDEPTTFLDLRYQVEILDLMRDLADTDDVAVGVVLHDLNQAAAVADDVVLLHGGRVRAAGPPRDVFTEDALTDTYGIRIEVTADPMTGLLSTRPVGRHTTRAVA, encoded by the coding sequence ATGAGTGGTGGGGGCGGTCGCGCCGAGGGACTTCGGGGTGTGGACCTGCGTCTGGGTTACCACGGCGCGACCGTGGTGCACGACGCGGCGATCACGCTGCGCCCCGGCGCGGTGACGGCGCTGGTGGGGCCGAACGGCAGCGGCAAGTCGACGCTGCTGCGCGGGTTGGCCCGGCTGCACCCGCTGGAGCGCGGCGAGATTCTGCTCGCCGACGGCGCCCCGGCCCGCACCCTGTCCGCCCGGGAGTTCGCCCGCCGGGTCACTCTGCTCGCCCAGAGCCGCCCCACCCCCAACGGGGTCACCGTGCGGGACGTGGTCGGCTACGGGCGGCACCCCTACCGGGGACGCTGGCGGGCCGACGACCCCGACGGTCCGGCCGCGATCGGTCGGGCCATGGCGGTCACCGGCGTCGCCGCGATGGCGGACCGGCCGGTCGACGAGCTCTCCGGTGGGGAACTGCAGCGGGTGTGGCTGGCCACCTGCCTGGCTCAGGACACCGCCGTGCTCCTGCTCGACGAGCCGACCACCTTCCTCGACCTGCGTTACCAGGTGGAGATCCTCGACCTGATGCGGGACCTGGCCGACACCGACGACGTCGCCGTCGGGGTCGTGCTGCACGACCTCAACCAGGCCGCCGCCGTCGCCGACGACGTGGTGCTCCTGCACGGCGGGCGCGTCCGGGCCGCCGGCCCGCCGCGGGACGTGTTCACCGAGGACGCCCTCACCGACACGTACGGGATCCGCATCGAGGTGACCGCCGACCCGATGACCGGGCTGCTCTCCACCCGGCCCGTCGGGCGACACACCACCCGGGCCGTCGCCTGA
- a CDS encoding ArsR/SmtB family transcription factor: MSTPLYQAKAEFFKTLGHPARIRVLELLAEREHAVSELLPQVGIEAAHLSQQLAVLRRANLVVTRRDGSTVYYSLVSPQVAELLAVARRILTEVLTNQAELLGDLRAAERADPA; this comes from the coding sequence GTGAGTACGCCGCTGTATCAGGCCAAGGCCGAGTTCTTCAAAACACTGGGGCATCCGGCACGGATTCGCGTGCTGGAGCTGCTCGCGGAGCGGGAGCACGCGGTGTCGGAGTTGCTGCCGCAGGTGGGCATCGAGGCGGCGCACCTGTCGCAGCAGTTGGCGGTGCTGCGCCGCGCGAACCTGGTGGTGACCCGCCGGGACGGTTCGACCGTGTACTACTCGCTGGTCAGCCCGCAGGTGGCGGAGTTGCTGGCGGTGGCGCGGCGGATCCTGACCGAGGTGTTGACCAATCAGGCCGAACTGCTGGGTGATCTGCGGGCCGCCGAGCGGGCCGATCCGGCGTGA